A genomic window from Candidatus Palauibacter scopulicola includes:
- a CDS encoding FG-GAP-like repeat-containing protein yields MHLRGSGGFRPLDGSDLGVSFLYDVDEETRLRNRVRAEGHGVAIGDVDGDGLADLFFAGFGCPSALYRNLGGWRFEEITPPAIALEDVLARGAALVDVDGDDDLDLLIAVHGGRNRIFLGDGAGGFAELEDAGLAGAWGSTTLTLADTDGDGDLDLYVANYKTRQVDDLYPPDVLDINHLRRGEDGNLDTLPELRDLYDEHYRVEFDGRFVRRFELGEPDEYYTGLGDGRFAPAAPGAPLARSRGNVSTPTRDWGLAARFSDWDEDGDPDLYVANDFNSEDGIWINRGDGTFAPAPAVAVRTTSLSSMAVDVGDLDRDGDLDLLTTDMLARDAAERLAQTPSYEAVPERPGLTDTRIQVNRNAVQLNRGDGTFAEAAWELGLAASDWTWGALIVDADLDGWNDILVTTGHAWDQLDGDANARVAAIPGLPADQALRMFPPLAQPNVAFRGGAEGFTDVSEGWRWGHEADISHGLAAGDLDRDGDLDVVVTRLGAAPLLYRNDAPAPRILVRLRGPGPNTRGIGARIRLESSGGMPAQVREITAGGAYLSSSEPAASFAAEADGEMVLTVDWPDRRRTRLEGVVANREYEIEAATAELVAPDPDGPATAATAEAGTHFVDISDRLGHRHVESPFDDRLRQPLLPHSLDRPGPGVSWIDVEDDGDADLIVGSGRGGSPVLIRNDGDGFAAPRALVPALAWDATAALPHRAADGRVALLIGTSAYEAGSPAEAAAVPAVIAAPLGASAPAPPLIEAPGPPPGQLPATTGPLAQADIDGDGDLDLFVGGRVAPGAYPLAVDSRLLIHDGDALRVDAERSLPFARLGLVSAALFTDYDLDGDPDLALALEWGSVRLFRNDEGRFTDVSDALGLTRLTGRWNGLAAADFDEDGRPDLVATGWGANLDVPSAYSLIYGDMNRDGVVDLVEARMESGAWRPLRGRDALAVPGGLPALLRVTYERFARAPLTDLIGGMDPELRLDANELRHTVWLNRPSGFESAPLPAAAQRAPAFGVAGGDLDGDGHEDLVLAQNFYAGRAGAPRYDAGRGLWLRGDGQGEFEPVTAPPSGIAVYGDARAVSLADHDRDGRVDVAFGVNGGETRLYRNVGAAPGLRVTLVGPPANPRAIGARLRLEYADGTFGPVREVRSGEGYLARHEPTQTLGLAGDAPAGPATLHVVWPNGGETSVSISPGTLEVRVPPAGTAGSSGS; encoded by the coding sequence TTGCACCTGCGGGGCTCGGGCGGCTTCCGGCCGCTCGACGGCTCCGACCTCGGCGTGTCTTTCCTGTACGACGTCGACGAGGAGACGCGCCTGCGCAACCGGGTGCGCGCGGAAGGGCACGGCGTCGCGATCGGGGATGTCGACGGGGACGGCCTGGCGGATCTCTTCTTCGCCGGCTTCGGGTGCCCGAGCGCGCTCTACCGCAACCTCGGCGGCTGGCGCTTCGAGGAGATCACGCCGCCCGCCATCGCGCTCGAGGACGTGCTCGCGAGAGGCGCCGCGCTCGTCGACGTCGATGGAGACGATGACCTCGATCTCCTGATCGCGGTCCATGGAGGCCGGAACCGGATCTTCCTCGGCGACGGCGCGGGCGGCTTCGCGGAACTCGAGGACGCGGGCCTCGCCGGGGCGTGGGGGAGCACGACGCTCACCCTGGCCGACACCGATGGCGACGGCGACCTCGATCTCTACGTCGCCAACTACAAGACGCGGCAGGTCGACGACCTCTACCCGCCGGACGTTCTCGACATCAACCACCTGCGGCGCGGCGAGGACGGGAATCTCGACACCCTTCCGGAACTGCGGGACCTCTACGACGAGCACTACCGCGTGGAGTTCGACGGCCGCTTCGTGCGCCGCTTCGAGCTTGGCGAGCCGGACGAGTATTACACCGGGCTCGGGGACGGACGGTTCGCGCCCGCGGCTCCCGGAGCGCCCCTCGCGCGTTCCCGCGGGAACGTCTCGACGCCGACCCGCGACTGGGGACTCGCGGCGAGGTTCAGCGACTGGGACGAGGACGGCGACCCGGATCTCTACGTGGCGAACGACTTCAACAGCGAGGACGGCATCTGGATCAACCGCGGCGACGGGACGTTCGCGCCCGCCCCGGCCGTCGCCGTCCGCACGACGAGCCTCTCCTCGATGGCCGTCGATGTGGGCGATCTCGACCGCGACGGGGACCTCGATCTCCTCACCACCGACATGCTCGCCCGCGACGCGGCGGAGCGCCTCGCCCAGACCCCGAGCTACGAGGCCGTTCCTGAACGACCCGGCCTCACGGACACGAGAATCCAGGTGAACCGGAACGCGGTCCAGCTCAACCGGGGGGACGGAACCTTCGCCGAGGCGGCGTGGGAACTCGGGCTCGCCGCCTCCGACTGGACGTGGGGCGCGCTCATCGTGGACGCGGACCTCGACGGCTGGAACGACATCCTCGTCACGACGGGACACGCGTGGGACCAGTTGGACGGCGACGCCAACGCCCGCGTGGCGGCGATTCCCGGGCTGCCGGCGGATCAGGCCCTGCGCATGTTCCCGCCGCTCGCGCAGCCGAACGTCGCCTTCCGCGGCGGGGCGGAGGGCTTTACGGACGTGAGCGAGGGCTGGCGCTGGGGACACGAGGCCGACATCTCGCACGGTCTCGCGGCGGGAGATCTCGACCGCGACGGAGACCTCGACGTCGTCGTGACCCGGCTCGGGGCGGCCCCCCTCCTGTACCGTAACGACGCCCCGGCGCCCCGGATCCTCGTGCGTCTGCGGGGGCCGGGCCCGAACACGCGCGGGATCGGGGCCCGGATCCGCCTCGAGAGTTCCGGAGGGATGCCCGCTCAGGTGCGTGAGATCACCGCGGGCGGCGCCTATCTCTCCTCGTCCGAACCCGCCGCCAGCTTCGCCGCGGAGGCGGACGGCGAGATGGTCCTCACCGTCGACTGGCCGGACCGTCGCCGCACGCGGCTGGAAGGGGTCGTCGCGAACCGCGAATACGAGATCGAAGCCGCCACCGCGGAGTTGGTGGCGCCCGACCCCGACGGCCCCGCCACGGCGGCGACAGCCGAGGCCGGGACGCACTTCGTCGACATTTCGGATCGGCTCGGCCACAGGCATGTCGAGTCGCCCTTCGACGACCGGCTCCGGCAGCCGCTCCTGCCCCATTCGCTCGACCGGCCCGGCCCGGGCGTGTCGTGGATCGACGTGGAAGACGACGGCGACGCGGATCTCATCGTCGGGAGCGGCCGGGGGGGCAGCCCGGTCCTGATTCGCAACGATGGGGACGGCTTCGCCGCCCCGCGGGCTCTCGTGCCCGCGCTGGCGTGGGACGCGACCGCCGCGCTGCCGCACCGCGCGGCCGACGGTCGCGTCGCGCTGCTCATCGGCACGAGCGCGTACGAGGCGGGCTCGCCCGCGGAAGCCGCGGCCGTTCCCGCAGTCATCGCGGCGCCGCTCGGCGCGTCCGCGCCGGCGCCCCCGCTCATCGAAGCGCCCGGCCCCCCGCCCGGTCAGCTCCCCGCGACGACCGGCCCGCTCGCCCAGGCCGACATCGACGGCGACGGCGACCTCGACCTCTTCGTGGGCGGCCGCGTCGCCCCCGGCGCCTACCCCCTCGCGGTCGACTCCCGCCTGCTGATCCACGACGGCGACGCCCTGCGCGTCGATGCCGAGCGTTCCCTCCCCTTCGCGCGCCTGGGGCTCGTCTCCGCCGCCCTCTTCACGGACTACGACCTCGACGGCGACCCCGACCTCGCGCTCGCCCTCGAATGGGGCAGCGTCCGCCTCTTCCGCAACGACGAGGGCCGTTTCACCGATGTGAGCGACGCGCTGGGGCTCACCCGTCTCACGGGGCGCTGGAACGGCCTCGCCGCCGCGGACTTCGACGAGGACGGACGGCCCGACCTCGTCGCGACCGGCTGGGGCGCGAATCTCGACGTACCGTCCGCCTATTCCCTCATCTACGGCGACATGAATCGCGACGGCGTCGTCGATCTCGTCGAGGCCCGGATGGAATCCGGCGCGTGGCGCCCCCTACGGGGCAGGGACGCGCTCGCCGTCCCCGGCGGACTCCCGGCCCTCCTGCGCGTGACGTACGAGCGCTTCGCGCGCGCGCCGCTGACCGACCTCATCGGCGGCATGGACCCCGAGCTCCGGCTGGACGCGAACGAACTCCGCCACACCGTGTGGCTCAACCGCCCTTCCGGCTTCGAGAGCGCCCCGCTGCCCGCGGCGGCCCAGCGCGCGCCCGCGTTCGGCGTCGCCGGCGGCGACCTCGACGGAGACGGCCACGAAGACCTCGTCCTCGCGCAGAACTTCTACGCCGGCCGGGCGGGGGCGCCGCGCTACGACGCGGGGCGAGGGCTCTGGCTGAGAGGGGACGGCCAAGGGGAGTTCGAGCCCGTTACGGCTCCCCCGTCCGGGATCGCCGTCTACGGAGATGCCCGGGCCGTCTCGCTCGCGGACCACGACCGCGACGGGCGGGTGGACGTGGCCTTCGGCGTCAACGGCGGCGAGACCCGGCTCTACCGCAACGTCGGCGCGGCGCCCGGCCTCCGGGTCACGCTCGTGGGCCCGCCCGCGAACCCCCGGGCCATCGGCGCCCGCCTCCGCCTCGAATACGCGGACGGCACGTTCGGCCCGGTGCGGGAGGTCCGGTCGGGGGAGGGTTACCTGGCCCGCCACGAGCCGACGCAGACGCTCGGCCTCGCCGGCGACGCGCCCGCCGGCCCCGCAACGCTGCACGTCGTGTGGCCGAACGGCGGGGAGACGTCCGTGTCGATCTCGCCCGGGACCCTGGAAGTGCGCGTCCCGCCCGCCGGAACGGCAGGTTCGTCCGGCTCCTGA